In Paraburkholderia bryophila, a single genomic region encodes these proteins:
- a CDS encoding N-acyl-D-amino-acid deacylase family protein encodes MHSHPEAADTLIVGAQLYDGTGAPPVERDVAIRDGRIVAIGNLSNWLAEDLVEANGRALAPGFIDVHTHDDTHVIRSPQMLPKITQGVTTVIVGNCGISASPVALKGDPPDPMNLLGERDAFQYPTFAAYVDAVNAARPAVNVGALIGHTALRSNQMDRLDRAATAEEIDGMRAQLEEALANGALGLSSGLAYGSAFSAPTEEVMALAEPLAAAGALYTTHMRTEFDAILDAMDEAYRVGRHAHVPVVISHLKCAGPSNWGRSEEVLKSLEGARRLQPIGCDCYPYNRSSSTLDLKQVTGDIDITITWSEPHPEMAGKLVKEIAAEWGVTQQEAGKRLQPAGAVYHNMSEDDVRRILSHPATMVGSDGLPNDPMPHPRLWGAFPRVLGHYARDAGLLPLEEAVRKMTGLSARRFGLAQRGEVHIGYHADLVLFDPAKVRDAATFEKPEQAADGIDAVWVNGVLTYRDGEVTGERAGHFVARGAASKGDAQGAF; translated from the coding sequence ATGCATTCGCATCCCGAAGCCGCCGATACGCTGATCGTCGGCGCGCAACTGTATGACGGCACGGGCGCACCGCCGGTGGAGCGCGATGTCGCGATCCGCGATGGGCGCATCGTCGCGATCGGCAATCTGTCGAACTGGCTCGCCGAAGACCTGGTCGAGGCTAACGGGCGCGCACTGGCGCCGGGTTTCATCGACGTTCATACGCACGACGACACGCACGTGATCCGCTCGCCGCAAATGCTGCCGAAGATCACGCAGGGCGTGACGACGGTGATCGTCGGCAATTGCGGAATCAGCGCGTCGCCGGTGGCGTTGAAGGGCGACCCGCCGGATCCGATGAATCTGCTCGGCGAGCGTGACGCGTTCCAGTATCCGACCTTTGCCGCTTATGTCGACGCTGTGAACGCGGCGCGTCCGGCGGTGAATGTCGGCGCGTTGATCGGACATACGGCGTTGCGCAGCAATCAGATGGACCGGCTCGATCGCGCGGCGACGGCCGAGGAAATCGACGGCATGCGCGCGCAGCTCGAAGAGGCGTTGGCGAATGGCGCACTGGGTCTGAGTTCAGGGCTCGCGTATGGCTCGGCGTTTTCGGCGCCGACCGAAGAGGTGATGGCGTTGGCCGAACCGCTCGCCGCCGCCGGCGCGCTGTACACCACGCACATGCGCACCGAGTTCGACGCGATTCTCGACGCAATGGACGAAGCTTACCGGGTGGGTCGTCACGCGCATGTGCCGGTGGTGATTTCGCATTTGAAGTGCGCGGGGCCGTCGAACTGGGGACGCAGCGAGGAAGTGCTGAAGTCGCTCGAAGGTGCGCGGCGTTTGCAGCCGATCGGTTGCGATTGTTATCCGTACAACCGCAGTTCGTCGACGCTGGATCTGAAGCAGGTGACGGGCGACATCGACATTACGATTACGTGGTCGGAGCCGCATCCGGAGATGGCGGGCAAGCTCGTCAAGGAGATCGCGGCGGAGTGGGGCGTCACGCAGCAGGAGGCGGGCAAGCGCTTGCAGCCGGCGGGCGCGGTGTATCACAACATGTCCGAGGACGACGTGCGGCGCATTCTCTCGCATCCCGCGACGATGGTTGGCTCGGACGGCTTGCCGAACGATCCGATGCCGCATCCGCGCTTGTGGGGAGCGTTTCCGCGCGTGCTCGGGCATTACGCGCGCGACGCCGGTTTGCTGCCGCTTGAAGAGGCCGTGCGCAAGATGACCGGTCTGTCGGCGCGGCGGTTCGGGTTGGCGCAGCGCGGCGAGGTGCATATCGGCTATCACGCGGATCTGGTGTTGTTCGACCCCGCGAAGGTGCGCGACGCGGCGACGTTTGAAAAGCCGGAGCAGGCGGCGGATGGGATCGACGCGGTTTGGGTGAATGGCGTGCTGACGTATCGCGATGGTGAAGTGACGGGTGAAAGGGCAGGTCATTTCGTGGCGCGCGGTGCGGCGTCGAAGGGCGATGCGCAGGGTGCGTTTTGA
- a CDS encoding MurR/RpiR family transcriptional regulator, translated as MNSTAEPLTFDIVARIAECAPELRSAERKVAALILDDLTGASRASIGALAQQAEVSVATVTRFAKAVGCRDVRELKLRLAQAAAVGQRFLQPGGAGDAPEPIATRIFDELQNALAHNHQLLRQAPFSDAAAALRAARMIYVFGMGGGSTALADEMRFRLVRLGRPVATYQDGLLQRMVASTVSRECVVIALSTTGRVPEMVENCKIARSYGASVIALTAPASPLARLADWVIPIVAFETDFIYKPSSSRYAMMMALDVLVTELAVSQGDESRELLRRMKHALDAHRGGGDRQPLGD; from the coding sequence ATGAACTCAACCGCCGAGCCGTTGACCTTCGATATCGTCGCGCGCATCGCCGAATGTGCGCCGGAACTGCGCTCGGCCGAGCGCAAGGTCGCCGCGCTGATTCTCGACGATCTGACGGGCGCGTCGCGCGCCAGCATCGGCGCGCTCGCGCAGCAGGCCGAGGTGAGCGTCGCGACCGTCACGCGCTTTGCCAAGGCGGTGGGCTGCCGCGACGTGCGGGAACTGAAACTGCGACTCGCGCAGGCGGCCGCCGTCGGACAGCGCTTCCTGCAGCCTGGCGGCGCGGGCGACGCGCCCGAGCCGATCGCCACCCGCATCTTCGACGAACTGCAGAACGCACTGGCGCATAACCATCAATTGTTGCGGCAGGCGCCGTTCAGCGACGCGGCCGCCGCGTTGCGCGCCGCGCGAATGATCTACGTATTCGGCATGGGCGGCGGCTCGACCGCGCTCGCGGACGAAATGCGCTTTCGTCTCGTACGACTCGGCCGACCCGTCGCCACCTATCAGGACGGCTTGTTGCAGCGCATGGTCGCGAGCACGGTGTCGCGCGAGTGCGTGGTGATTGCGCTGTCCACCACCGGACGCGTGCCTGAGATGGTCGAGAACTGCAAAATCGCGCGCAGCTACGGCGCGAGCGTGATCGCGTTGACCGCACCGGCCTCGCCGTTGGCCAGACTTGCCGACTGGGTGATTCCGATCGTCGCTTTTGAAACCGATTTCATTTACAAGCCGTCGTCGTCGCGCTACGCGATGATGATGGCGCTCGATGTGCTCGTTACCGAACTCGCCGTCAGTCAGGGCGACGAGAGCCGTGAATTGCTGCGCCGCATGAAGCACGCACTCGACGCGCACCGCGGCGGTGGCGATCGACAACCGTTAGGAGACTGA
- a CDS encoding amino acid deaminase — translation MKVTNYQGATIDPYSKGLGMVPGASIQLTDTARLEWNLLNEDVSLPAAVLYADRVEHNLKWMQAFVAEYGVKLAPHGKTTMAPQLFRRQLETGAWGITLATAHQVRAAYHGGVSRILMANQLVGRRNMMMVAELLSDPDFEFFCLVDSVEGVEQLGEFFASVHKQLQVLLELGVPGGRTGVRDEAQRNAVLEAIARYPDVLKLAGVELYEGVLKEEQEVREFLQSAVAVTRALVDEGRFARTPAVLSGAGSAWYDVVAEEFVKASEDGKVEVVLRPGCYLTHDVGVYRKAQTDIFARNPVAKKMGEGLLPALQLWAYVQSIPEPDRAIIGLGKRDSAFDAGMPEPARHYRPGNEAPRDVAASEGWEIFGLMDQHAYLRIPAGADLKVGDMIAFDISHPCLTFDKWRQVLVVDPAYRVTEVIETFF, via the coding sequence ATGAAAGTTACAAACTATCAGGGCGCGACGATTGATCCTTATAGCAAGGGCTTGGGCATGGTTCCGGGCGCCAGCATCCAACTCACGGACACGGCACGCCTCGAGTGGAATCTGTTGAATGAAGACGTGAGCCTGCCGGCCGCCGTGCTGTACGCGGATCGCGTGGAACACAACCTGAAATGGATGCAGGCGTTCGTCGCGGAATATGGCGTCAAGCTCGCGCCGCACGGCAAGACCACCATGGCGCCGCAACTGTTTCGACGTCAGCTTGAAACCGGCGCGTGGGGCATCACGCTCGCCACCGCGCACCAGGTGCGCGCGGCGTATCACGGCGGCGTGTCGCGCATTCTGATGGCCAATCAACTGGTGGGCCGCCGCAACATGATGATGGTCGCCGAGTTGCTGAGCGATCCGGATTTCGAATTCTTCTGCCTCGTCGATTCGGTCGAAGGCGTCGAGCAGTTGGGCGAGTTCTTCGCGTCGGTGCATAAGCAGTTGCAAGTGCTGCTCGAACTCGGCGTGCCGGGCGGCCGCACCGGCGTGCGCGACGAAGCGCAGCGCAACGCGGTGCTTGAAGCGATCGCGCGTTATCCGGACGTGCTGAAGCTCGCCGGTGTCGAGTTGTATGAAGGCGTGCTGAAGGAAGAACAGGAAGTTCGCGAGTTCCTGCAAAGCGCGGTCGCGGTCACGCGCGCGCTGGTCGATGAAGGCCGCTTCGCGCGTACACCGGCGGTGTTGTCGGGCGCAGGATCAGCGTGGTACGACGTGGTCGCGGAAGAATTCGTGAAGGCGTCGGAAGACGGCAAGGTCGAGGTCGTGTTGCGTCCCGGCTGTTACCTGACACATGACGTCGGCGTTTATCGCAAGGCGCAGACCGACATCTTCGCGCGTAATCCCGTCGCGAAGAAAATGGGCGAAGGCTTGCTGCCCGCGCTGCAATTGTGGGCGTATGTGCAGTCGATTCCCGAGCCGGATCGCGCAATCATCGGTCTCGGCAAGCGCGACTCCGCGTTCGACGCGGGCATGCCGGAGCCGGCGCGCCACTACCGTCCGGGCAACGAAGCGCCACGCGACGTCGCGGCGAGCGAAGGTTGGGAGATTTTCGGTTTGATGGATCAGCACGCGTATCTGCGGATTCCCGCCGGCGCCGATCTGAAAGTGGGCGACATGATCGCGTTCGACATTTCGCATCCGTGCCTGACGTTCGACAAGTGGCGTCAGGTGCTGGTGGTCGATCCGGCGTATCGCGTGACTGAAGTGATCGAAACGTTCTTCTGA
- a CDS encoding MarR family winged helix-turn-helix transcriptional regulator gives MEEQDHVAVMQQFGRTYRAFMSAFEAQVGHPLPRWRILLALHDQAGESSQKRLVERLRVDPGALTRQLKTLEALGWIARSMDTRDNRVTNVRLTEAGKAATEASLPRRKAFVHDTMAALPDDVLGALSGALKMLEVRIGEVMATGNCNAADASATQTAEPASSAASR, from the coding sequence ATGGAAGAACAGGATCACGTCGCCGTCATGCAGCAATTCGGCCGCACCTATCGGGCGTTCATGTCGGCGTTCGAGGCGCAGGTCGGTCATCCGCTGCCGCGCTGGCGCATTCTGTTGGCGCTGCATGACCAGGCCGGCGAGTCGTCGCAGAAGCGGCTGGTGGAGCGCTTGCGGGTGGATCCGGGCGCGTTGACGCGGCAGTTGAAAACGCTCGAAGCGTTGGGCTGGATCGCGCGCAGCATGGACACGCGCGATAACCGCGTGACCAATGTGCGCCTGACCGAAGCGGGGAAAGCAGCGACGGAGGCCAGTTTGCCGCGTCGCAAGGCTTTCGTGCATGACACGATGGCGGCGCTGCCGGACGACGTGCTGGGCGCGTTGTCCGGCGCGTTGAAGATGCTCGAGGTGAGGATCGGAGAAGTAATGGCAACGGGTAACTGTAATGCCGCTGACGCGAGCGCTACGCAAACAGCGGAACCGGCGAGCAGCGCCGCGTCACGTTAG
- a CDS encoding MDR family MFS transporter produces the protein MAVHTAAHHSSGQVLPFRESLLAMLGISFVTMLVALDQTVVGTALPTIVSELKGFELYAWVATSYLLTSVITVPIFGRLGDYYGRKPFVIASIVVFTGASVLCGAANSMMFLVLARGLQGIGGGMLVGTAFACIPDLFPDSVVRLRWQVLMSSAFGIANAVGPSLGGFLTQYYGWRSVFYVNLPVGLLSLFFVWRFLPHLRHVEHKGKMRLDWPGAVLIAVALGSLQLFVELLPKHGVTLSALALLALSVASAYALWQWEKRCPTAILPVDMFRNRSLAALFTLAVLGGFSMFSLLFYAPLLFQGGFGMSPKEAGLVITPLVVFITIGSIANGRIVSRVRNPNLMLYIGFALLALACLGVVVATRAMPQWLLMTFMVIGGLGLGFVMPNLTIFAQQTAGREHLGIATALLQSLRMIGGMLGTALTGTLVSHMYASGVRSALENDHASQWFSDLGDPQILINRDAQTTLLGQLTHAGHNGAMLLESAREALVAAIHLGLAMAAIIAVVSVWQSRRVPLVKLQRKLEPVIHAD, from the coding sequence ATGGCTGTCCATACTGCGGCCCACCACTCGAGTGGGCAAGTTTTACCGTTCCGTGAATCGCTTCTGGCGATGCTCGGCATCTCCTTCGTCACGATGCTCGTGGCGCTCGATCAGACCGTGGTCGGCACCGCGCTGCCCACCATCGTCTCGGAACTCAAAGGGTTCGAGCTCTACGCGTGGGTCGCCACGTCGTATCTGCTGACCTCGGTGATTACCGTGCCGATCTTCGGCCGCCTCGGCGATTATTACGGACGCAAGCCGTTCGTGATCGCATCGATCGTCGTGTTTACGGGCGCGTCTGTACTGTGCGGCGCCGCCAACAGCATGATGTTCCTCGTGCTCGCGCGCGGGCTACAAGGCATTGGCGGCGGCATGCTGGTCGGCACCGCGTTTGCGTGCATTCCCGATCTATTTCCCGATTCCGTGGTGCGTTTGCGCTGGCAGGTGCTGATGAGTTCGGCATTCGGTATCGCTAACGCAGTGGGGCCGTCGCTCGGCGGTTTCCTCACGCAGTACTACGGCTGGCGTTCGGTCTTCTACGTCAATCTGCCGGTCGGGCTGTTGTCGCTGTTTTTCGTCTGGCGCTTCCTGCCGCATCTTCGGCACGTCGAGCACAAAGGTAAGATGCGGCTCGATTGGCCCGGTGCCGTGCTGATCGCGGTGGCGCTCGGCTCGCTGCAATTGTTCGTCGAGTTGCTGCCGAAGCATGGCGTCACGTTGAGCGCGCTGGCGCTGCTCGCGTTGAGCGTCGCCTCGGCCTACGCGCTGTGGCAGTGGGAAAAGCGCTGCCCGACGGCGATCCTGCCCGTCGACATGTTCCGCAACCGCAGTCTCGCCGCGCTCTTCACGCTTGCCGTGCTGGGCGGTTTCTCGATGTTCTCGCTGCTGTTCTACGCGCCGTTGCTGTTCCAGGGCGGCTTCGGCATGTCGCCGAAAGAAGCGGGGCTCGTCATCACGCCGCTGGTGGTGTTCATCACGATCGGCAGTATCGCGAACGGACGCATCGTGTCGCGCGTGCGCAATCCGAATCTGATGCTGTACATCGGCTTTGCGCTTCTCGCGCTCGCCTGCCTCGGCGTGGTCGTCGCGACGCGTGCCATGCCGCAATGGCTGCTGATGACGTTCATGGTGATCGGTGGCCTCGGTCTCGGTTTCGTGATGCCGAACCTGACCATCTTCGCGCAGCAGACGGCCGGCCGCGAGCACCTCGGTATCGCCACCGCGCTGCTGCAGTCGCTGCGGATGATCGGCGGCATGCTCGGCACGGCGCTGACCGGCACGCTGGTCAGCCATATGTACGCGAGCGGCGTGCGCAGCGCGCTGGAAAACGATCACGCGTCGCAATGGTTCAGCGATCTCGGCGATCCGCAGATCCTGATCAATCGCGACGCGCAAACCACCTTGCTCGGTCAGTTGACGCATGCGGGCCACAATGGCGCCATGCTGCTGGAAAGCGCGCGCGAGGCGCTGGTCGCGGCGATTCATCTGGGGCTCGCGATGGCGGCGATCATTGCCGTGGTGTCGGTGTGGCAAAGCCGCCGTGTGCCGCTGGTCAAGCTTCAGCGCAAGCTGGAGCCGGTGATTCACGCGGATTGA
- a CDS encoding EcsC family protein: MEPSLLAAQALSDEDLNALRRAKHELESPALAMKLASIVGSPLEKLMSRMPAFANEKVTDATELALRKCLSIALRTLGRRDAAPLIVPDRPSNLLHKFAVATTGAAGGAFGLFALPVELPVTTTLMFRSICDIARSEGEDLSSIDTQLQCLTVLGMGGTSKADDDADFGYFIMRGALAQAVSKASSEIATKGFTAHGSAALLRLLNTIAARFSVQVSEQIAAKSIPAIGAVLGAMVNTVFIDHFQQVAHGHFTVRRLERQYGPETIEAAYQTIDIALDG; encoded by the coding sequence ATGGAGCCGAGTTTGCTCGCAGCACAAGCCCTATCGGATGAAGACCTGAACGCGCTGCGGCGCGCGAAACACGAACTGGAAAGCCCCGCGCTGGCGATGAAACTGGCCAGTATCGTCGGCTCGCCGCTCGAAAAGCTGATGTCGCGCATGCCGGCCTTCGCCAACGAAAAGGTCACCGACGCGACGGAACTGGCGTTGCGCAAATGCCTGTCGATCGCGCTGCGCACGCTCGGGCGCCGGGACGCGGCGCCGCTGATCGTGCCCGACCGGCCGAGCAACCTGCTGCACAAGTTCGCCGTGGCGACCACCGGCGCGGCCGGCGGCGCGTTCGGACTGTTCGCGCTGCCAGTGGAGTTGCCGGTCACGACCACGTTAATGTTCCGCTCGATCTGCGACATCGCGCGCAGCGAGGGCGAGGACCTGAGCTCGATCGACACGCAGTTGCAGTGCCTGACGGTGCTCGGCATGGGCGGCACGTCCAAGGCCGACGACGACGCCGACTTCGGCTACTTCATCATGCGCGGCGCGCTGGCGCAGGCGGTGTCGAAGGCGTCGTCGGAAATCGCCACCAAGGGATTCACCGCGCACGGCTCGGCAGCCTTGCTGCGGCTGCTCAATACGATTGCCGCGCGCTTCTCGGTACAGGTCAGCGAGCAGATCGCCGCCAAATCGATTCCCGCGATCGGCGCGGTGCTCGGCGCGATGGTCAATACGGTGTTCATCGACCATTTCCAGCAGGTCGCGCACGGTCACTTCACCGTGCGGCGGCTGGAGCGGCAGTACGGTCCGGAAACCATCGAAGCCGCTTATCAAACCATCGACATCGCGCTAGACGGCTGA
- a CDS encoding alpha/beta hydrolase — translation MSWQSALATWYLRRQFRPETLKPGINVERARALTAKRAWSPRVPRGWHLRELYGADDTPLRGEWLEPAGEPHAAHISPTVLFCHGGGYYFCSPKTHRSIVFGLATRAKAAVFSLDYRLAPEHRFPAALDDATAAYRQLLADGVAPESIVIAGDSAGGGLALATLVALRDAGDPMPAGGLLFSPWTDLAATGASIRSNDGLDPMFSGRAIAPAAQLYLGETHATHPHASPVYADLRGLPPLFMMAGSTEVLLDDSQRVADNARAAGVDCEFEVWNKMPHVWPIFAPFIPEANRALDRSAAFVRRVTSRAAGANQPSSAMSMV, via the coding sequence ATGAGCTGGCAAAGTGCACTCGCCACCTGGTACCTGCGCAGGCAGTTTCGTCCGGAAACCCTCAAGCCGGGCATCAATGTCGAAAGAGCGCGTGCGCTGACCGCGAAGCGGGCCTGGTCGCCGCGCGTGCCGCGCGGCTGGCATCTGCGTGAGTTGTACGGAGCGGACGACACGCCCTTGCGCGGCGAATGGCTTGAGCCCGCCGGCGAGCCGCACGCAGCCCACATCAGCCCCACCGTGCTCTTTTGCCATGGCGGCGGCTACTACTTCTGTTCACCAAAAACACATCGTTCGATCGTATTCGGCCTCGCGACGCGCGCCAAGGCGGCGGTGTTTTCGCTCGACTACCGACTCGCCCCCGAACACCGCTTTCCCGCCGCACTCGACGACGCCACCGCGGCCTATCGTCAATTGCTCGCGGACGGCGTCGCGCCCGAGTCGATCGTGATTGCCGGCGATTCAGCCGGCGGCGGCCTCGCGCTGGCCACGCTGGTGGCGTTACGCGATGCCGGCGATCCGATGCCGGCAGGCGGCCTGCTGTTCTCGCCATGGACCGATCTGGCCGCGACCGGCGCGAGCATTCGCAGCAACGACGGCCTCGACCCGATGTTCAGCGGCCGTGCGATTGCGCCGGCCGCGCAACTCTATCTCGGTGAGACACACGCCACGCACCCGCATGCCTCACCGGTCTATGCCGACCTGCGCGGCTTGCCGCCGCTCTTCATGATGGCCGGCAGCACCGAGGTGTTGCTCGACGATTCGCAGCGCGTAGCCGATAACGCGCGCGCGGCGGGCGTCGACTGCGAATTCGAGGTGTGGAACAAGATGCCGCACGTCTGGCCGATCTTCGCGCCGTTCATTCCCGAAGCCAATCGTGCGCTCGACCGTTCGGCCGCTTTCGTGCGGCGCGTGACGAGTCGCGCCGCCGGTGCCAATCAGCCGTCTAGCGCGATGTCGATGGTTTGA
- a CDS encoding CHRD domain-containing protein, translated as MITLRKLNLAVVLWALASGAAFADTVALKADLEPSSEVPPRVSHGHGMLNATFDTSTKSLQWTVTYEGLSGPATAAHFHGPAPVGQNAKVQVPIDKDALASPIKGSAALTEQQVTDLMAGQWYFNVHTAQNPTGEIRGQVLPAN; from the coding sequence ATGATTACGCTGCGAAAATTGAATCTGGCTGTGGTGTTGTGGGCATTGGCGTCGGGCGCTGCCTTCGCCGACACGGTGGCGCTGAAGGCGGATCTCGAACCTTCAAGCGAAGTGCCGCCGCGCGTGAGTCACGGACACGGCATGCTGAACGCCACGTTCGACACGTCGACCAAATCCCTGCAGTGGACAGTCACCTACGAAGGCCTGAGCGGCCCGGCTACCGCCGCGCATTTCCACGGCCCCGCGCCGGTCGGACAGAACGCCAAGGTGCAGGTGCCGATCGACAAAGACGCGCTCGCGAGCCCGATCAAAGGATCGGCGGCGCTGACCGAGCAGCAGGTCACGGATCTGATGGCGGGGCAGTGGTACTTCAATGTTCATACCGCGCAGAACCCGACGGGCGAGATTCGCGGGCAGGTTTTACCGGCCAACTAA